The Streptomyces nitrosporeus genome includes a window with the following:
- the ptsP gene encoding phosphoenolpyruvate--protein phosphotransferase yields the protein METTLRGVGVSHGVAIGEVRHMGTAVLEPPAKQIPADEAEREQKRARKAVEAVAADLIARGNLAGGEAQQVLEAQAMMAQDPELIADVERRVAVGSTAERGVYDAFAAYRALLANAGEYLAGRVADLDDVRNRIVARLLGVPMPGVPDSDAPYVLIARDLAPADTALLDPALVLGFVTEEGGPTSHSAILARALGVPAVVALPGAVEIAEGTVVAVDGSTGEVFVDPGEDRRTEMESAAAARKAALSAAKGPGATSDGHRMPLLANIGGPADLPAALEAGAEGVGLFRTEFLFLDDSTRAPSEEKQLAAYRAVLEAFPEGRVVVRVLDAGADKPLDFLTPADEPNPALGVRGLRSLLDHPEVLRTQLTALAGAAEGLPVYLEVMAPMVADRADAKAFADACREAGLRAKFGAMVEIPSAALRARSILREVEFLSLGTNDLAQYTFAADRQVGAVSRLQDPWQPALLDLVALSAEAAAAEGKSCGVCGEAAADPLLACVLTGLGVTSLSMGAASIPYVRATLAKHTFAQCERAASAARAVDSAEEARLAAQAVLSGE from the coding sequence ATGGAGACAACGCTGCGAGGCGTCGGCGTGAGCCACGGTGTGGCCATCGGCGAGGTTCGGCACATGGGTACGGCGGTGCTCGAACCGCCCGCCAAACAGATTCCCGCCGATGAGGCCGAGCGTGAGCAGAAGCGCGCCCGCAAGGCCGTGGAGGCGGTGGCCGCCGATCTGATCGCCCGGGGCAACCTGGCGGGCGGCGAGGCGCAGCAGGTCCTTGAGGCCCAGGCGATGATGGCCCAGGACCCGGAGCTCATCGCCGATGTGGAACGGCGCGTCGCCGTCGGCAGTACCGCCGAGCGCGGGGTGTACGACGCGTTCGCGGCCTACCGGGCCCTGCTGGCCAACGCCGGGGAGTACCTGGCGGGGCGTGTCGCCGATCTGGACGACGTGCGCAACCGCATCGTGGCGCGGCTGCTCGGTGTGCCGATGCCCGGGGTGCCGGACAGTGACGCGCCGTATGTGCTGATCGCCCGCGACCTGGCTCCGGCCGACACGGCCCTGCTCGACCCGGCGCTGGTCCTGGGGTTCGTGACGGAGGAGGGCGGGCCCACCAGCCACAGCGCCATTCTGGCCCGGGCGCTCGGTGTGCCGGCCGTGGTGGCCCTGCCGGGAGCGGTCGAGATCGCCGAGGGGACGGTGGTGGCCGTCGACGGCAGCACCGGCGAGGTCTTCGTCGATCCCGGCGAGGACCGCCGGACGGAGATGGAGTCGGCCGCCGCTGCCCGCAAGGCGGCACTGTCGGCCGCGAAGGGGCCGGGGGCCACGTCCGACGGGCACCGGATGCCCCTGCTGGCCAACATCGGCGGGCCCGCCGATCTTCCGGCCGCCCTGGAGGCCGGTGCCGAGGGCGTCGGTCTGTTCCGTACGGAGTTCCTGTTCCTGGACGACAGCACGCGGGCGCCCTCCGAGGAGAAGCAGCTCGCGGCCTACCGGGCCGTGCTGGAGGCGTTCCCCGAGGGGCGCGTGGTGGTGCGGGTGCTGGACGCGGGGGCCGACAAGCCGCTGGACTTCCTCACCCCCGCCGACGAGCCGAACCCCGCGCTCGGTGTGCGGGGGCTGCGCAGCCTGCTGGACCACCCCGAGGTGCTGCGTACGCAGCTGACGGCGCTGGCCGGGGCCGCCGAGGGGCTTCCCGTGTACCTGGAGGTCATGGCGCCGATGGTGGCGGACCGGGCCGACGCCAAGGCGTTCGCCGACGCGTGCCGGGAGGCCGGGCTGCGGGCGAAGTTCGGGGCGATGGTGGAGATCCCGTCGGCGGCGCTCAGGGCGCGGTCGATCCTGCGGGAGGTGGAGTTCCTGTCGCTGGGGACCAACGACCTGGCGCAGTACACCTTCGCCGCCGACCGCCAGGTCGGTGCGGTGTCCCGGTTGCAGGACCCGTGGCAGCCGGCCCTGCTGGATCTGGTGGCGCTGTCGGCCGAGGCCGCCGCCGCGGAGGGCAAGAGCTGCGGCGTCTGCGGCGAGGCCGCGGCGGATCCTCTGCTGGCCTGTGTGCTGACCGGGCTGGGGGTCACCTCGCTGTCGATGGGAGCGGCGTCCATCCCCTATGTGCGCGCGACGCTGGCGAAGCACACGTTCGCGCAGTGCGAGCGTGCCGCTTCGGCCGCGCGCGCGGTGGATTCCGCCGAGGAGGCGCGGCTGGCGGCGCAGGCGGTGCTGTCGGGCGAGTGA
- a CDS encoding PTS sugar transporter subunit IIA: MTTVTSPLAGRAIGLAAVPDPVFSGAMVGPGTAVDPVREPSEAVSPVDGIVVSLHPHAFVVVDDQGHGVLTHLGIDTVQLNGEGFELLVNKGDTVSRGQAVVRWDPAAVEAAGKSPICPVVALEATADSLSGVRESGDVQAGGTLFEWQ; this comes from the coding sequence ATGACCACAGTGACGTCCCCTCTCGCCGGTCGCGCCATCGGGCTCGCCGCTGTCCCGGACCCGGTGTTCTCCGGGGCGATGGTGGGCCCCGGTACGGCCGTCGATCCCGTACGCGAACCGTCCGAGGCCGTGTCGCCGGTCGACGGCATCGTCGTCTCGCTGCATCCGCACGCGTTCGTCGTCGTGGACGACCAGGGCCACGGTGTCCTGACGCACCTCGGGATCGACACGGTGCAGCTCAACGGTGAGGGGTTCGAGCTGCTCGTCAACAAAGGGGACACGGTGAGCCGGGGCCAGGCCGTCGTGCGCTGGGACCCCGCGGCCGTCGAGGCGGCCGGCAAGTCGCCGATCTGCCCGGTCGTCGCTCTCGAGGCGACCGCCGACTCCCTCTCCGGGGTCCGTGAGAGCGGAGACGTGCAGGCCGGCGGCACGCTCTTCGAGTGGCAGTGA
- a CDS encoding CDP-alcohol phosphatidyltransferase family protein produces the protein MEVQETRVQTDRVLTIPNILSMARLVGVPLFLWLILRPVFGGPNSDGWALLVLMLSGVSDYLDGKLARKWNQISSLGRLLDPAADRLYILSTLVGLTWREILPLWLTTALLARELMLLVMVGILRRHGYPPPQVNFLGKAATFNLMYAFPLLLLSDGSGWLASLGAIFGWAFAGWGTTLYWWAGILYVVQVRRLVKADAVAD, from the coding sequence GTGGAGGTCCAGGAGACTCGAGTTCAGACGGACCGAGTGCTCACCATCCCCAACATTCTGAGCATGGCTCGCCTCGTCGGCGTACCTCTCTTCCTGTGGCTGATTCTCCGCCCTGTCTTCGGGGGACCCAACAGCGACGGTTGGGCCCTGCTGGTGCTTATGCTCAGCGGCGTCAGCGACTATCTCGACGGCAAGCTGGCCCGTAAGTGGAACCAGATCAGCAGCCTCGGACGCCTTCTCGACCCGGCTGCCGACCGCCTCTACATCCTGTCGACACTCGTCGGACTCACCTGGCGGGAGATCCTCCCGCTCTGGCTGACCACCGCCCTGCTCGCCCGTGAACTGATGCTGCTCGTCATGGTGGGAATCCTCCGCCGGCACGGCTATCCGCCCCCGCAGGTCAACTTCCTGGGGAAAGCTGCAACGTTCAACTTGATGTACGCCTTCCCCTTGTTGCTGCTCAGCGACGGAAGTGGTTGGCTGGCATCGTTGGGCGCCATTTTCGGATGGGCGTTCGCTGGCTGGGGTACAACCCTCTATTGGTGGGCAGGGATCCTCTACGTGGTCCAGGTCCGCCGACTCGTCAAGGCGGATGCAGTAGCCGATTAG